Proteins encoded within one genomic window of Candidatus Atribacteria bacterium ADurb.Bin276:
- the ftsZ_2 gene encoding Cell division protein FtsZ, which translates to MKKKSLKRGFSERIDFKRELIRDTTKNLDVDESTTPPTTPVEEKGVLPPKTVKKVASTKSKKDEAAERLAIIKVIGVGGGGNNAVNQMAESGLDGVDLVAVNTDIQSLKKSLANEKLQIGISATRGLGTGGNPRIGEEAARQDKEKIVDLINGSELVFITACLGGGTGTGASPVIAQIAKEAGALTIGVVTKPFQFEGNKRKIQAEAGIEALRNTVDALIVIPNDRLMQVAKKDTSFQEAFKSADYILYQAVKGITDLISSAQDINLDLADLRTVLTGAGTVLIGIGHGRGREKAKHAAEEAIYSPLLEISIKGARSILLNITSGPDMTLHEVTDITDIVKNAAGIESDILFGNKVDETMTNEVSVTVIATRFEKEEEEIPSLEVEEDIESRIVIEDDLDMPAFLRESQRRTPTPPEEKTRTDEILSFFRKQRRE; encoded by the coding sequence TTGAAAAAGAAAAGCCTGAAAAGGGGCTTTTCCGAAAGAATAGACTTCAAACGTGAGCTTATTCGTGATACAACAAAAAATCTTGATGTCGATGAAAGCACAACACCACCAACGACACCAGTAGAAGAAAAAGGTGTTCTCCCTCCTAAAACTGTAAAAAAGGTAGCATCAACAAAGTCAAAAAAAGATGAAGCAGCCGAACGGTTAGCAATAATTAAGGTTATCGGAGTAGGAGGGGGAGGGAACAATGCTGTAAACCAAATGGCTGAATCAGGTTTGGATGGTGTTGATTTAGTAGCCGTTAATACCGACATTCAATCTTTAAAAAAATCTTTGGCAAACGAAAAGCTGCAAATCGGAATTAGTGCCACTCGTGGTTTGGGAACTGGTGGCAATCCTCGTATTGGTGAAGAAGCTGCCCGTCAAGATAAGGAAAAAATCGTTGATCTTATTAATGGTTCCGAATTAGTTTTTATAACTGCCTGTTTAGGAGGAGGCACCGGCACCGGGGCAAGTCCGGTTATAGCCCAGATTGCCAAAGAAGCTGGAGCTTTAACCATCGGTGTCGTCACCAAACCTTTTCAATTTGAAGGGAATAAGAGAAAGATACAAGCTGAAGCTGGTATCGAAGCCCTGCGAAACACCGTAGATGCCCTTATTGTCATACCCAATGACCGCCTTATGCAAGTAGCTAAAAAAGACACATCTTTCCAAGAAGCATTTAAATCAGCAGATTACATACTTTATCAGGCGGTTAAAGGAATAACTGATTTGATATCATCTGCTCAAGATATAAACTTAGATCTGGCTGACCTACGAACCGTTCTAACCGGTGCTGGAACAGTATTAATTGGCATTGGACACGGCCGAGGAAGGGAAAAGGCCAAACATGCAGCTGAAGAAGCGATCTATAGTCCGTTATTAGAAATATCCATTAAAGGTGCCCGATCAATTCTCCTTAACATCACCAGTGGCCCAGATATGACACTTCATGAGGTAACAGATATCACTGATATCGTAAAAAACGCTGCTGGTATAGAGTCGGATATTTTATTTGGGAACAAAGTCGACGAAACCATGACCAATGAGGTCTCGGTAACGGTTATTGCAACTCGTTTTGAAAAAGAGGAAGAAGAAATTCCATCTTTAGAAGTTGAAGAAGATATTGAAAGTAGAATTGTGATTGAAGATGACCTCGATATGCCAGCCTTCCTCCGGGAGTCACAAAGAAGAACC
- the soj_1 gene encoding Sporulation initiation inhibitor protein Soj, whose product MRVIAVANQKGGVAKTTTCINLGASLAYHARRVLIIDMDPQAHSTLGLGFEPNEFEKTILNVLEPNRSPFHLELNDVIIPTKTPNLYIAPSNIDLAGEEYRLIDKLGREDFLNSGIQRAKPQFDYILVDCPPSLGILTINSLKACREVIVTIQPHYFALRGIQEFVETVDIMRESLKHDPEVYVLITIADIRTNLYREVMNEIEEYFGDRTFQTIIHKNITIAEASSHGVPVIEYEPESSGAQDYLSLAKEVIELEKEKPEKGLFRKNRLQT is encoded by the coding sequence ATGAGAGTTATTGCGGTTGCTAATCAAAAAGGTGGGGTTGCCAAAACAACAACATGTATCAATTTAGGTGCTTCGTTGGCTTATCATGCCCGAAGGGTTCTAATAATTGACATGGATCCTCAGGCTCATTCTACTCTTGGTCTTGGTTTTGAACCCAACGAGTTTGAAAAAACAATTTTAAATGTACTCGAACCCAATCGAAGCCCCTTTCATTTGGAGCTGAATGATGTCATTATTCCAACTAAAACCCCAAATCTGTATATTGCTCCTTCAAATATTGATCTGGCTGGTGAAGAATATCGCTTGATCGATAAATTGGGTCGAGAAGATTTTTTAAATTCCGGTATCCAACGTGCAAAACCACAATTTGATTACATTTTAGTCGATTGCCCACCATCATTGGGAATTTTGACTATTAATTCTTTAAAAGCTTGTCGAGAAGTTATTGTTACTATTCAACCTCATTATTTTGCTCTACGCGGTATCCAGGAATTTGTCGAAACCGTTGACATAATGAGAGAAAGCTTGAAACATGACCCGGAAGTCTACGTCTTAATTACCATAGCCGACATCCGGACCAATTTGTATCGGGAAGTCATGAACGAGATTGAAGAATATTTTGGAGATCGAACTTTTCAAACTATCATTCACAAAAATATTACTATAGCTGAAGCCTCGAGTCATGGTGTACCGGTAATCGAGTATGAACCGGAATCCAGTGGAGCACAGGATTATCTTTCACTTGCGAAAGAGGTGATTGAACTTGAAAAAGAAAAGCCTGAAAAGGGGCTTTTCCGAAAGAATAGACTTCAAACGTGA